In a genomic window of Gossypium arboreum isolate Shixiya-1 chromosome 7, ASM2569848v2, whole genome shotgun sequence:
- the LOC108476929 gene encoding probable receptor-like protein kinase At5g61350 translates to MGEDHNMPSFMPILSLSLYLLTLNHAYALLAPAPSPVSISSPPSAYQPYDSYLINCGSSTETRLDDGRIFKSDTQAHIYLSTNQDVKASMDYIPSDAFSNSIPSSTEGLYKTARVFLHRSTYTFYISKPGKHWVRLYFYPLHHPHYDLEAAVFTVHTEKFVLLHDFSVRDDSKVVFKEYLVNAIELFSLIFEPKKGSYAFVNAIEIAAVPDEFISDSASSVPQGETVNGLSNYALEVSYRLNMGGPILTPKYDTLSRTWMPDTPYSVFPQGTESVRGSYIKYRPDKWITWLIAPYLVYETAQRMKTEAYAQTVEPKFNLTWVVNVDAGFSYLIRMHFCDIVSKSLNDLYFNVYINSLMGFSSLDLSAETGGLATAYYIDFVLNASAITNGSIVVQVGPASTGGLPNAILNGLEIMKINNVADSLDGLYAVDGSYEGKFMKLKVLAISGIFMAFLAMFFLGMVCVRWKKRPPDWQERNSFSSWLLPIQGSSRKNSLSSSWKSSIFGSRKSKSGHSSYYSIQVLGRFFTLNELRTATHNFDEKTVIGVGGFGNVFLGALEDGTKVAIKRGDQGSEQGINEFQNEIEMLSKLRHRHLVSLIGFCDEESEMILVYEYMANGPLRNHLYGSNDKLTLSWKQRLDICIGAARGLHYLHTGATIGIIHRDVKTTNILLDDNFVAKVSDFGLSKAAPMEQGYVSTAVKGSFGYLDPEYFRRQQLTDKSDVYSFGVVLFEVLSARGVICPRLPRDQISLAEWAIQWYRKGMIEKIVDPQIAGSISEGSLKKFAETAEKCLAEYGVDRPSMGEVLWNLEYSLQLQEATIASSSSSSSNIDDLLEEKLSRNVVSIANILSDDDSDSTVGSKLHFPNVGNMQGR, encoded by the coding sequence ATGGGGGAAGATCATAATATGCCATCATTTATGCCTATTCTGTCCCTTTCACTTTACCTCCTTACGTTAAACCATGCATATGCTCTTTTGGCACCCGCTCCTTCTCCTGTTAGCATTTCTTCACCTCCATCGGCATATCAACCATATGATAGCTATCTTATTAATTGTGGATCTTCTACGGAAACAAGGCTCGATGATGGACGAATATTCAAGTCAGATACTCAAGCACATATTTATCTATCAACTAACCAAGATGTCAAAGCCTCCATGGATTACATTCCCAGCGATGCCTTCTCCAATTCCATCCCTTCATCAACAGAGGGTTTGTATAAAACTGCAAGGGTTTTCCTTCATCGTTCAACATATACGTTTTACATCTCAAAACCGGGGAAACATTGGGTTCGTCTCTACTTTTACCCTCTTCATCACCCTCACTATGATCTTGAAGCTGCAGTTTTCACTGTCCATACTGAAAAATTCGTCCTTTTACATGATTTCTCTGTGAGGGATGATTCTAAAGTGGTTTTCAAGGAATATCTTGTTAATGCTATCGAACTTTTCTCCCTCATTTTCGAGCCAAAAAAGGGTTCTTACGCATTCGTTAATGCCATCGAGATCGCGGCTGTCCCTGATGAATTTATATCTGATTCGGCATCTTCAGTACCGCAAGGTGAGACCGTTAATGGCTTGTCGAATTATGCTTTGGAAGTGTCGTATCGGTTGAATATGGGAGGACCAATATTAACTCCCAAATACGATACATTGTCGAGGACATGGATGCCTGATACCCCATACAGTGTGTTCCCACAAGGAACTGAATCTGTGAGAGGTTCTTATATCAAATACCGGCCTGATAAATGGATAACTTGGTTAATTGCTCCATATTTGGTGTACGAAACCGCGCAAAGGATGAAAACCGAGGCGTATGCTCAAACCGTGGAGCCGAAGTTCAATCTCACTTGGGTGGTGAACGTCGATGCAGGCTTTTCGTATCTCATCAGGATGCACTTTTGTGACATTGTAAGCAAGTCTCTCAATGATTTGTACTTCAATGTGTATATAAACAGCTTAATGGGGTTTTCGAGTCTCGATCTCTCAGCTGAAACCGGTGGCTTGGCCACTGCATATTACATCGATTTCGTGCTTAATGCCTCTGCCATCACAAATGGTTCCATCGTGGTTCAAGTTGGTCCGGCCTCGACTGGCGGCCTACCTAATGCCATCCTCAATGGCTTGGAGATCATGAAGATAAACAACGTTGCTGATAGCTTGGATGGTTTATATGCTGTTGACGGTTCATACGAGGGGAAATTTATGAAACTCAAAGTGCTTGCAATTTCAGGGATTTTTATGGCCTTCTTGGCCATGTTCTTCCTCGGAATGGTTTGTGTTCGGTGGAAAAAACGGCCTCCAGATTGGCAAGAACGAAACAGCTTCTCGTCCTGGCTTCTACCAATCCAAGGCAGTAGCCGTAAGAATTCCTTGAGCAGCTCCTGGAAATCTAGCATCTTTGGctcaagaaaaagcaagagtgGACACTCAAGTTATTATTCTATTCAAGTTCTGGGCAGGTTCTTCACTTTGAATGAGTTACGAACTGCAACGCATAATTTTGATGAGAAGACGGTGATTGGCGTTGGTGGGTTCGGAAACGTATTTCTCGGGGCCCTAGAAGATGGAACCAAGGTTGCAATAAAAAGAGGAGACCAAGGATCAGAGCAAGGCATAAACGAATTCCAGAATGAAATAGAAATGCTTTCAAAGCTCAGGCATCGACATCTCGTGTCACTTATAGGCTTTTGTGACGAGGAATCGGAGATGATACTGGTTTACGAGTATATGGCAAATGGTCCGCTCCGCAACCATCTCTATGGCTCGAACGACAAACTGACTTTGTCTTGGAAACAACGGCTTGATATCTGCATTGGTGCAGCACGAGGATTGCATTATCTTCACACTGGTGCAACAATAGGGATCATCCACCGCGATGTAAAGACCACAAATATTCTCCTAGATGATAACTTCGTAGCTAAGGTATCCGATTTTGGGCTCTCCAAAGCTGCCCCTATGGAGCAAGGCTATGTTAGCACTGCAGTGAAGGGTAGCTTTGGGTACCTCGATCCTGAATACTTCAGAAGACAACAACTTACTGATAAATCTGATGTTTACTCGTTCGGTGTCGTACTTTTCGAGGTTTTATCAGCAAGGGGAGTTATTTGCCCCAGACTTCCAAGGGATCAAATTAGTTTGGCTGAATGGGCAATTCAGTGGTACAGAAAAGGGATGATTGAGAAAATTGTTGACCCCCAAATTGCAGGGAGTATCAGTGAAGGATCATTGAAAAAATTCGCAGAAACTGCTGAGAAATGTTTAGCTGAATATGGAGTTGATAGACCAAGCATGGGAGAAGTCTTATGGAACTTGGAATATTCATTGCAACTTCAAGAAGCTACTattgcttcttcttcttcctcttcttcaaATATTGATGATTTATTAGAAGAAAAACTAAGTAGAAATGTTGTCTCCATTGCTAATATTCTTTCTGATGATGACTCTGATAGTACTGTTGGCTCTAAGTTGCATTTTCCAAACGTGGGAAATATGCAGGGAAGGTAA
- the LOC108450423 gene encoding LOW QUALITY PROTEIN: hydroxyproline O-galactosyltransferase GALT6 (The sequence of the model RefSeq protein was modified relative to this genomic sequence to represent the inferred CDS: inserted 1 base in 1 codon), with the protein MFISLTKQRFVQILIIVGFLYIVLVSVEIPFVFLTEFGSLSQESFTRLPGLSREVNVQEKDSPIRPLNWVSKSSPPPAQFLHHRRQLKYQGRFISNLSFDAKTFDPTTKDRSLELHKSAXAWELGRKLWEELESRNFVIDSTENVNNGSERCPHLVSLSASEFLDHGNVMELPCGLTLGSYVTVVGKPRGTHPRTKSKVAFSQFIMELQGLRTVDGEEPPRILHFNPRLKGDWNRKPVIELNTCFRMQWGSALLCEGWKSEAYDETVDGEVKCEKWIRDDNNFSDESKLTWWLQRLVGQKKSLTVNWPFPFAENKLFVLTLSAGMEGYHVNVDGRHITSFPYRTGYTLEDATGLTLNGDIDVHAVFASSLPTSHPSDATQKNLEMSNQWKAPPLPEQPVDLFIGILSAGNHFAERMAIRKSWMQHNLVKSSIVHVRFFVAVHPRKEVNVELKNEAEFFGDIVIVPYMDNYDLVVLKTVSICEYGAPTVSAKFIMKCDDDTFVRVDAVMNEAKKVNGDRSFYIGNINYYHKPLRFGKWAVTYEEWPEEKYPPNADGPGYILSSDIALFIVFEFERHNLRLFKMEDVSMGMWVERFNRLKPVDYVHTIKFCQFGCIEDYYTAHYQSPRQMICLWKKFQRQAKPQCCNMR; encoded by the exons ATGTTCATTTCATTGACAAAACAACGATTTGTTCAGATTCTAATAATTGTTGGTTTCTTGTACATAGTATTGGTCAGTGTCGAGATCCCGTTCGTGTTCTTAACCGAGTTCGGTAGTTTGTCTCAAGAATCGTTTACTCGGCTTCCCGGACTATCCCGCGAGGTTAATGTTCAAGAAAAAGACTCCCCGATTCGTCCTCTGAATTGGGTTTCCAAAAGCTCCCCTCCCCCAGCTCAATTTCTACATCATCGTCGACAACTCAAATATCAGGGTCGGTTCATTTCCAATTTGTCTTTTGATGCCAAAACCTTCGACCCGACTACCAAAGACAGGTCTTTGGAGCTCCATAAGTCTG TCGCTTGGGAACTAGGGAGAAAGCTCTGGGAAGAACTCGAATCAAGGAATTTTGTAATTGACTCTACCGAGAACGTTAACAATGGATCCGAACGGTGTCCGCATTTAGTTTCTTTATCAGCGTCGGAGTTTTTGGACCATGGCAACGTCATGGAGCTGCCTTGCGGGCTTACTTTAGGGTCTTACGTAACGGTAGTGGGGAAACCGAGAGGAACACATCCGAGGACGAAATCAAAAGTTGCTTTTTCGCAGTTTATCATGGAACTGCAGGGTTTGAGGACGGTGGACGGGGAGGAACCACCGCGAATTCTTCATTTTAATCCCAGGTTGAAAGGGGATTGGAATAGGAAGCCGGTGATTGAGCTAAACACTTGTTTTAGGATGCAGTGGGGATCTGCTTTACTTTGTGAAGGGTGGAAATCTGAGGCTTATGATGAGACTG TTGATGGTGAGGTCAAGTGTGAGAAGTGGATTCGAGATGATAATAATTTCTCTGATGAGTCTAAGCTAACATGGTGGTTGCAACGATTAGTAGGCCAAAAAAAAAGTTTGACTGTTAACTGGCCCTTTCCATTTGCTGAGAACAAACTTTTTGTCCTTACCCTTAGTGCTGGCATGGAGGGATATCATGTTAATGTCGATGGGAGGCATATTACTTCCTTTCCTTATCGAACT GGGTATACCCTAGAGGATGCCACTGGACTAACTTTGAATGGGGACATTGATGTCCATGCTGTTTTTGCATCATCTTTGCCTACATCACATCCTAGTGATGCTACTCAAAAGAATCTTGAGATGTCTAATCAATGGAAGGCTCCACCCCTTCCTGAGCAGCCTGTGGATCTTTTTATTGGTATACTTTCGGCAGGCAATCATTTTGCTGAGCGGATGGCTATAAGGAAGTCTTGGATGCAGCACAATCTTGTTAAATCTTCAATTGTGCATGTTCGTTTCTTTGTGGCAGTG CATCCAAGAAAGGAGGTGAATGTGGAATTGAAAAACGAAGCAGAATTTTTTGGAGATATTGTTATTGTGCCTTATATGGACAATTACGACCTTGTTGTCTTAAAAACTGTTTCCATCTGTGAATATGGG GCCCCCACAGTGTCTGCCAAGTTTATAATGAAATGTGATGATGACACATTCGTGAGAGTAGATGCAGTTATGAATGAAGCAAAAAAAGTAAACGGGGATCGGAGCTTCTATATTGGTAACATCAACTATTACCATAAACCACTACGCTTTGGTAAATGGGCAGTAACATATGAG GAGTGGCCTGAAGAAAAGTATCCACCGAATGCAGATGGACCAGGATACATATTATCATCCGACATTGCACTCTTCATTGTTTTTGAGTTTGAAAGACACAATTTAAGA TTGTTCAAGATGGAAGATGTGAGCATGGGAATGTGGGTGGAGAGATTCAACAGATTAAAACCTGTGGATTATGTGCACACCATTAAGTTCTGCCAGTTTGGATGCATAGAAGATTATTACACAGCTCACTACCAGTCACCAAGACAGATGATATGCCTGTGGAAGAAGTTTCAAAGGCAGGCTAAGCCTCAATGTTGCAATATGAGATAG